Genomic DNA from Paucilactobacillus hokkaidonensis JCM 18461:
TTGCCACAGGATGTGGCGGTAATTTTCACGGAGCTAGTCAAATTTAAAATATTGACGAAGGAGGGAACAAAATGGCAAAACAAAAGATTCGTATTCGGTTGAAGGCTTATGAGCATCGTACTTTAGATCAGTCTGCTGACAAAATCGTCGAGACTGCTAAGAGAACGGGTGCTACAATTTCAGGCCCAATTCCGCTACCAACGGAACGGACACTTTACACTGTGATCCGAGCAACACATAAGTTTAAGGATTCTCGTGAGCAATTTGAAATGCGCACACACAAGCGTTTGATTGATATCATTGATCCAACACCTAAGACAGTCGATTCATTAATGAAGCTTGACCTGCCTAGTGGTGTCGACATTGAAATTAAGCTTTAAGAAAAATAATTACAATATATAGGAGGTGTACCCATGACTAAAGGAATCTTAGGAAAAAAGGTCGGAATGACACAGGT
This window encodes:
- the rpsJ gene encoding 30S ribosomal protein S10; protein product: MAKQKIRIRLKAYEHRTLDQSADKIVETAKRTGATISGPIPLPTERTLYTVIRATHKFKDSREQFEMRTHKRLIDIIDPTPKTVDSLMKLDLPSGVDIEIKL